The Thermococcus sp. 4557 genomic sequence GAGAGGCGGTTTCGAAGGAGGAGCGCAACATAGCCCTCGAGAAGGAGGAGGAGCTGAAGAGCTACTGGTACGTGCTCACGCCTGAGGGTGAGCTTATCGAGGTCGAGAAGTTCGACTTCACCGGCCACGAGAACCTCAGGAAGTTCGCCAACTACGAGATAAGCAAGAACAGGATCGCCGACAGGGAGCCTCCGCACGTCAAACTAATGCTCGAGCACGAGCTGGTTGACTACGAACCGGGAAGCGACGGAGGCAACCTCAGGTACTACCCGAAGGGAAGGCTCATCAAGGGTCTCCTCGAGCAGTACGTCACCGAGAAGGTCATAGAGTACGGGGCCATGGAGGTCGAGACCCCGATTATGTACGACTTCGAGCACCCTGCGCTCGAGAAGTACCTCAACCGCTTCCCGGCGAGGCAGTACGTCGTCAAGAGCGGCGACAAGAAGTTCTTCCTCCGCTTCGCGGCCTGCTTCGGCCAGTTCCTCATAAAGAAGGACGCCACGATAAGCTACCGCAACCTGCCGCTCAGGATGTACGAGCTCACCCGCTACTCCTTCAGGCGCGAGAAGAGCGGCGAGCTTTCGGGCCTCAGGAGGCTCAGGGCCTTCACGATGCCCGATATGCACACCGTCGCTCGCGACCTCAAGCAGGCCATGGACGAGTTCAAGAAGCAGTACAAGCTCAGCATGGAGGTTCTCAGGGGAGTTGGCCTCACGCCGGACGACTATGAGGTCGCCATAAGGTTCACCGAGGACTTCTGGAAGGAGAACAGGGACTTCGTCATTGAGCTGGCGAAGATAATCGGCAAGCCGGTCCTCATCGAGATGTGGAAGCAGAGGTTCTTCTACTTCATACTCAAGTTCGAGTTCAACTTTGTGGACAACCTCGACAAGGCTGCAGCTCTGAGCACCGTCCAGATCGACGTCGAGAACGCCGAGCGCTTCGGCATAACCTACTACAACGAGGAAGGCAAGGAGGAGCACCCGCTCATACTCCACTGCTCGCCCAGCGGTGCCATTGAGCGCGTTATGTACGCCATCCTTGAGAAGCAGGCGAAGCTCCAGGCGAGGGGCACCAAGCCGGCCTTCCCGCTCTGGCTCAGCCCGATACAGGTCAGGGTTATTCCGGTCAGCGAGGAGGTCATGGACTACGCACTCTACGTGGCCGGAAAGCTTGAGGGTGCGAAGATTCGCGTTGATGTCGATGACACCGGCGACAGGCTCAACAAGAAGATAAGGAAGGCCGAGAAGGAGTGGATTCCCTACGTGGTCGTTGTCGGCAGGAACGAGAAGGAGCAGGGCACCGTAACCGTCAGGAGAAGGAGCGACGGAAGGCAGGTCGAGATGCAGCTCGAGGACCTCATCAAGGAGATAAAAAGCCAGATCGAGGGCTTCCCGTACAGGCCGAGGCCTCTGCCCCTGCTACTCAGCAGAAGGCCCAAGTTCAGGGGCTGATCTTCTTTACCTTTAGCTTTTCTGTTCCTTTTCCACCGGTAACCCTGAAGAGGTAAGCAGTTGGTTCAAACTCCTCGCAGGGGGAGGATATGACATACAGATACTCCTTGATGCCGTCCGGCTCGAAACTGGAGCGGGCAAGGAGGACGTAATCACTAACACCTGCCACCCAGGCAACGAACTTCTCCGAGACCACATCGCGGTTTATGGGAAGAACAAGGGTCGAGTTGGGGAGCTGAGCGGCCCTTGAGGCGAGGGTCTGGTTGAGAAGCTTGAGCGTGCTTTCCTCACCTAGCATAAGGGCCGCGCCCTCGAGGGTGTATATCAGCCGGAATGCCGTTCTCTCCGAGAGCACCTTCCCCAGCTCCGTCTCGTATATGTAGCCGATTTTGGGGTTGATCGTCTCGGGTTCGACCTTGTCGAGGTAAAAGACGTTTGGCATGGCCGCCCGAGAATTGTAGCGGGTCCCAAACAGGTCGATTATCGCGAGGTCTCCCCGTTCAAGGGCGGTTCTTACATCCAGACCGACGGTGCCCGCTCGTTTTGTGAAATTGGTCAGCGGGCCGGTGTAGTTGGATACTATCCCAAAATAACCCCTCTCAATGGCCCTGCGGAGAAGAAGAAGCGGGATCCTCCACGCAGAGGAGTACGCGTCGTATATCACCGTAACAACGGCACCAGAGAGGCGGTCCTCGTTAAAAATTTCGAGAACGTTCATTTCCATGACTCCCACCCCAAAAATGGGAGGGAGAGACTACTCCCCAGTGATCCTGCTGCCAGCGAGGATTTCGTCCAGAAAGTCCCTGGCCTCCCCGCTGAACTCCTTCATAGGAACCTCTTTGCCGTACTTATCGTAGACCTTGCCGTCCCTGAAGTTTATCTCAAAGACCTCGTAGCGCTCCTCGCTCTTCTCGTGGTGCTTGATTCCGTGTCCCTTCAGGTGCCTCTCGAGGCTCTCGACATCGACGTACTTCCCGCACTCCTCGCACTTGTAAAACTGCCAGAATATGTAGTCCTGGCCGGCGAGCATGTTGTTCTTGATGTGGTTGATGAGGACGCCTCCGAGGTACTCGTAGAGGTCCTCCTGGATTAAGCTGCCATTGTCCTCGACGACCTTGAATCCGCTCCATACGATGTGGTCGTTGATGTCGGCGAGGGTCGCCTTTATGTAGCGGTAGGTAAGGATAA encodes the following:
- a CDS encoding threonine--tRNA ligase; the protein is MRMLLIHSDYLEYEVKDKALKNPEPISDEQRKGRLDEVLAVFMSVEKADETNPDEVVEKAVIEIKDVASQVKADRIFVYPFAHLSSELAKPDVALKVLQKIEEKLKKEGFEVKRAPFGYYKAFKLSCKGHPLAELSRTVVPSGEAVSKEERNIALEKEEELKSYWYVLTPEGELIEVEKFDFTGHENLRKFANYEISKNRIADREPPHVKLMLEHELVDYEPGSDGGNLRYYPKGRLIKGLLEQYVTEKVIEYGAMEVETPIMYDFEHPALEKYLNRFPARQYVVKSGDKKFFLRFAACFGQFLIKKDATISYRNLPLRMYELTRYSFRREKSGELSGLRRLRAFTMPDMHTVARDLKQAMDEFKKQYKLSMEVLRGVGLTPDDYEVAIRFTEDFWKENRDFVIELAKIIGKPVLIEMWKQRFFYFILKFEFNFVDNLDKAAALSTVQIDVENAERFGITYYNEEGKEEHPLILHCSPSGAIERVMYAILEKQAKLQARGTKPAFPLWLSPIQVRVIPVSEEVMDYALYVAGKLEGAKIRVDVDDTGDRLNKKIRKAEKEWIPYVVVVGRNEKEQGTVTVRRRSDGRQVEMQLEDLIKEIKSQIEGFPYRPRPLPLLLSRRPKFRG
- a CDS encoding TBP-interacting protein, producing the protein MQYGELSPRIKRVYAQVRYLDDYHWEISGDKIVGIHKKSNVRVTIDVADNKEHAEKLAEGDGVGIRIIAVPDKSVFYIHNGAFILTYRYIKATLADINDHIVWSGFKVVEDNGSLIQEDLYEYLGGVLINHIKNNMLAGQDYIFWQFYKCEECGKYVDVESLERHLKGHGIKHHEKSEERYEVFEINFRDGKVYDKYGKEVPMKEFSGEARDFLDEILAGSRITGE